In the Streptomyces sp. NBC_00525 genome, one interval contains:
- a CDS encoding alpha-ketoacid dehydrogenase subunit beta encodes MPAARSAAGAGVERVTLSKALNLALHDALASDDRVHLMGEDIGTLGGVFRVTDGLAAEFGNVRVTDTPLAESGILGTAVGMAMYGLRPVVEMQFDAFAYPAFEQLVSHVAKMRNRTRGALPMPITIRIPYGGGIGGVEHHSDASEAYYAHTPGLHVVTPATVSDAYGLLRAAIASDDPVVFLEPKRLYWSKGDIDRTAAVTGPGRAAVRRSGSSATLITYGPSLPVCLDAAEAAVAEGWELEVVDLRSLVPFDDETVCASVRRTGRAVVVHEAQGFAGFGAEIAARVTERCFHHLEAPVLRVTGFDIPYPPPMLERHHLPDVDRVLDAVAGLQWQDSTHAEEA; translated from the coding sequence GTGCCCGCCGCGCGGTCCGCGGCCGGGGCGGGCGTCGAGCGGGTGACTCTGTCGAAGGCGTTGAATCTGGCCCTGCACGATGCCCTGGCCAGTGACGACCGGGTCCATCTGATGGGTGAGGACATCGGCACACTGGGCGGCGTGTTCCGGGTCACCGACGGCCTGGCCGCCGAGTTCGGCAACGTTCGGGTCACCGACACCCCGCTCGCCGAGTCCGGCATCCTGGGCACGGCCGTGGGCATGGCGATGTACGGGCTGCGCCCCGTCGTGGAGATGCAGTTCGACGCGTTCGCGTATCCGGCGTTCGAGCAGCTCGTCAGCCATGTGGCCAAGATGCGCAACCGGACGCGTGGCGCCCTGCCCATGCCGATCACCATCCGTATTCCCTACGGTGGTGGGATCGGCGGCGTCGAGCATCACAGTGACGCCTCGGAGGCGTACTACGCCCACACTCCCGGGCTGCACGTGGTCACGCCGGCCACTGTGTCCGACGCGTACGGTCTGCTGCGCGCGGCGATCGCCTCGGACGACCCCGTCGTATTCCTCGAACCCAAGCGCCTGTACTGGTCGAAGGGCGACATCGACCGTACGGCTGCCGTGACCGGACCGGGCCGGGCCGCGGTACGCCGCAGCGGCTCCTCGGCCACCCTCATCACCTACGGGCCCTCCCTTCCGGTCTGTCTGGACGCCGCCGAGGCCGCGGTGGCCGAGGGCTGGGAGCTGGAGGTGGTGGACCTGCGCAGTCTGGTGCCCTTCGACGACGAGACGGTGTGCGCCAGTGTCCGGCGCACCGGCCGGGCGGTCGTCGTGCACGAGGCCCAGGGGTTCGCGGGGTTCGGTGCCGAGATCGCCGCCCGGGTCACCGAGCGCTGCTTCCACCATCTGGAGGCTCCGGTGCTGCGGGTCACCGGCTTCGACATCCCCTACCCCCCGCCGATGCTGGAGCGGCACCATCTGCCTGACGTCGACCGGGTGCTGGACGCCGTCGCCGGGCTGCAGTGGCAGGACAGCACGCACGCGGAGGAAGCATGA
- the pdhA gene encoding pyruvate dehydrogenase (acetyl-transferring) E1 component subunit alpha, with product MTVLDPPEVREAGAAAMLPSPEPLTLIDSPSGTGDLDDSVLLELYRQLVRGRRYNLQATALTKQGRLAVYPSTSGQEACEAGAVLALADQDWIFPTYRDTLALLVRGVDPVEVLTLLRGDWHGGYDPRERRVAPLCTPLATQTLHAVGLAHAAALRGDDLVVLAMTGDGGTSEGDFHEALNFAAVYRAPVVFFVQNNGYAISVPVSRQSAAPSLAHKAVGYGIPGVLVDGNDAAAVYHTVRQAVERARAGGGPTLVEAVTYRMDAHTNADDATRYRDAAEVEFWRRRDPVDRMERHLRERGLLDDADVEHVRREAEEMAAELRARLTDEPMPDALDLFEHVYARRTTQLEEQRAALIAELANEPAGRGDAGAEEAAL from the coding sequence ATGACCGTTCTCGATCCGCCAGAGGTCCGTGAGGCCGGCGCGGCGGCCATGCTGCCCTCCCCGGAACCGCTGACCCTCATCGACAGTCCGTCCGGTACCGGGGACCTCGATGACTCGGTACTGCTCGAGCTGTACCGGCAGTTGGTGCGCGGGCGCCGATACAACCTGCAAGCGACCGCTCTGACCAAGCAGGGCCGGCTGGCGGTCTACCCGTCGACCTCGGGACAGGAGGCGTGCGAGGCCGGGGCCGTGCTGGCCCTCGCCGACCAGGACTGGATCTTCCCCACCTACCGGGACACCCTGGCCCTGCTGGTGCGGGGCGTCGACCCGGTGGAGGTGCTGACCCTGCTCCGGGGCGACTGGCACGGCGGGTACGACCCCCGTGAGCGGCGGGTGGCACCGCTGTGCACGCCACTGGCCACCCAGACGCTCCACGCGGTGGGACTGGCCCATGCCGCCGCGCTGCGCGGCGACGACCTCGTCGTCCTCGCGATGACCGGCGACGGGGGCACCAGCGAGGGCGACTTCCACGAGGCGCTGAACTTCGCGGCCGTGTACCGCGCGCCGGTGGTCTTCTTCGTGCAGAACAACGGATACGCGATCTCCGTACCGGTCTCCCGGCAGTCCGCCGCCCCGAGCCTGGCGCACAAAGCCGTGGGCTACGGCATCCCGGGTGTGCTGGTCGACGGCAACGACGCCGCTGCCGTGTACCACACCGTGCGGCAGGCCGTGGAGCGCGCTCGTGCGGGCGGTGGGCCCACCCTCGTGGAAGCGGTGACCTACCGCATGGACGCACACACCAACGCCGACGACGCCACCCGGTACCGCGACGCGGCCGAGGTGGAGTTCTGGCGCCGCCGGGACCCGGTGGACCGCATGGAACGGCATCTGCGGGAGCGTGGGCTGCTGGACGACGCCGACGTCGAGCACGTACGCCGGGAGGCGGAGGAGATGGCCGCAGAGTTGCGAGCCCGTCTCACGGACGAACCGATGCCCGACGCCCTGGACCTGTTCGAGCACGTCTATGCCCGGCGCACCACCCAACTGGAGGAGCAACGCGCCGCACTGATCGCAGAGCTGGCGAACGAGCCCGCCGGCCGGGGCGACGCCGGAGCAGAGGAGGCGGCGCTGTGA
- a CDS encoding AfsA-related hotdog domain-containing protein, translated as MNSTDTSRLVVGDRFRDFAAAVGADTFSDLVRALDAGDLDTVEGPVRVVTGQGVGSFEVSYLLDAIARRKLDDRITLVHTAGEPARRQELHKAREDNVLVAGLTQVDDTTYEARLRLHDHNELLVDVQDRVHVQGMVAVEAARQMFLAVVERYFTARWSQQRYYIVLNSMNTTFSNFLFPVGATLRLTVDASDLSEPSRLTVRTTVVVEQAGREAAGITIDAAAFAPGLLEDKELRRAKSAVASTMDAALATA; from the coding sequence ATGAACAGCACAGACACATCCCGACTCGTCGTCGGTGACCGGTTTCGGGACTTCGCCGCGGCCGTCGGCGCCGACACCTTCTCCGACCTCGTCCGCGCGCTCGACGCCGGCGACCTCGACACCGTGGAAGGGCCGGTGCGTGTGGTCACCGGCCAGGGAGTCGGCTCATTCGAGGTTTCCTACCTCCTGGACGCCATCGCCCGGCGGAAGTTGGACGACCGCATCACTCTCGTGCACACCGCCGGGGAGCCCGCGCGCCGCCAGGAGCTGCACAAGGCTCGCGAGGACAACGTGCTGGTGGCCGGGCTCACGCAGGTCGACGACACCACCTACGAGGCCCGGCTCCGGCTGCACGATCACAACGAGCTCCTCGTCGATGTGCAGGACCGCGTGCATGTGCAGGGCATGGTGGCCGTCGAGGCGGCCCGCCAGATGTTCCTCGCGGTGGTGGAACGCTACTTCACGGCACGCTGGTCGCAGCAGCGCTACTACATTGTCCTGAACTCGATGAACACCACGTTCTCCAACTTTCTTTTCCCCGTCGGTGCCACCCTGCGGCTCACCGTGGACGCGTCCGACCTGTCGGAGCCGAGCAGGCTCACCGTCCGCACCACGGTGGTGGTCGAGCAGGCCGGTCGTGAGGCCGCCGGCATCACCATCGACGCCGCCGCGTTCGCCCCCGGACTGCTGGAGGACAAGGAACTGCGCCGGGCCAAGAGCGCGGTGGCGAGCACGATGGACGCCGCTCTCGCCACCGCGTGA